Sequence from the Thermogemmatispora onikobensis genome:
TTGACCCGGATATTGAAAGCACCAAGCTCGTAGGCCAGGTAGCGCACGCTACACTCCAGAGCCGCTTTGGCCACAGCCATCACATTGTACTTAGGCATCACCCGCTCGCTGGCGATGTAAGTAGCGGTCAGAATGCTGCCACCGCCGCGCGCCTGCATCAGGGGCACAGCGCGCCGTGCCAGAGCCACCAGTGAATAAGCACTGATGTCCAGAGCGGTCGAAAAGCCCTGACGGCTGGTCTGCCAGAAAGGATTCTCCATATCCTCTTTCGGCGCAAAAGCGATCGAATGAATCAAAATATCGAGGCCGCCGTCGAAGAGTTCCGCCGCCTGAGCGAAAGCGGCATCAAGCTGCTCATCGCTTTGGACATCGCAGGGGATCAGCGGCGTGCCTGGTACCTTATCGGCCAGCTCCCGCACAAACTTTTCCATGCGCTCCTGATAGGTCAAGGCCAGACGGGCGCCCTCGGCAGCCAGGGCCTGAGCGATGGCCCAGGCGATCGAACGATGGTTGGCCACACCGAAAATAAGCGCGTTCTTTCCTTCCAAGAGAGGCATAAGGTCTTACTCCTTCCTTATGGGTAGGGACTGACTCATCGACAGTCTGAGCTATCAACCAAACAAGCAAGCAAGGATAATAGCGGCAGAGAGAAGGCATCTCTTCGGTCACGAGGAAGAGGCCTACTCGACGGGATAGCCGGAAAGCAGCCAGCCATGCATGCCAGAGGCCAGATTATAGACCTGCTGGAAACCGAGCAGTGAGGCGATCTCTGCAGCGATGGCGCTGCGCTGGCCGACGGCGCAGACAAAGATCACCTCCTGTGAAGGGGAAAG
This genomic interval carries:
- a CDS encoding enoyl-ACP reductase FabI, whose amino-acid sequence is MPLLEGKNALIFGVANHRSIAWAIAQALAAEGARLALTYQERMEKFVRELADKVPGTPLIPCDVQSDEQLDAAFAQAAELFDGGLDILIHSIAFAPKEDMENPFWQTSRQGFSTALDISAYSLVALARRAVPLMQARGGGSILTATYIASERVMPKYNVMAVAKAALECSVRYLAYELGAFNIRVNAVSPGPVNTLAARGVPGFTTMRDHMTEVAPLHRNIEQSEIGDAALFLCSPLSRGITGEVLFVDAGYHIMGA